In Citrus sinensis cultivar Valencia sweet orange chromosome 4, DVS_A1.0, whole genome shotgun sequence, one DNA window encodes the following:
- the LOC102630068 gene encoding probable adenylate kinase 6, chloroplastic — protein sequence MSVLSRVWRARGSTAATTTTTSLQTLIFLSRALSTSCENTGIDPKAKAGAAAALPLNNNNSKKKKEGKGEGKHVQWVFLGCPGVGKGTYASRLSNLLGVPHIATGDLVRDELASSGPLSSQLDEIVSQGKLVSDEIIINLLSKRLEAGEAKGEAGFILDGFPRTVRQAEILEGVTDIDLVINLKLREEALLAKCLGRRICSECGGNYNVACIDIKGENGNPGMYMGPLLPPPHCASKLITRSDDKEEVVRERLRIYNEKSRPVEEFYRRRGKLLEFDLPGGIPESWPKLLQALNLEDPEDKQSAAA from the exons ATGTCGGTATTAAGCCGTGTTTGGAGAGCGAGAGGCTCTACGGCGGCGACGACAACGACGACGTCTTTGCAGACACTAATATTCCTGTCTCGTGCGCTCTCAACTTCTTGTGAAAATACCGGAATCGACCCCAAAGCAAAAGCAGGAGCAGCGGCGGCGCTGCcgcttaataataataatagtaagaagaagaaagagggGAAGGGCGAGGGCAAACATGTCCAGTGGGTTTTTCTGGGCTGCCCAGGCGTGGGCAAAGGTACTTATGCTTCTAGGCTGTCGAATTTGTTGGGAGTTCCTCACATCGCCACCGGTGATCTCGTTCGCGACGAGCTCGCTTCCTCGGGCCCACTCTCCTCTCAG CTCGATGAGATTGTTAGTCAGGGAAAGTTAGTTTCtgatgaaattataataaatttattgtccAAGCGTCTTGAAGCTGGAGAAGCTAAGGGTGAAGCTGGGTTTATTCTTGATGGTTTTCCTCGAACTGTAAGACAGGCG GAAATATTGGAGGGAGTGACTGACATTGACTTGGTGATTAACCTAAAGCTTCGAGAGGAGGCATTGCTTGCAAAATGCCTCGGAAGAAGAATATGTAGTGAATGTGGAGGAAACTACAACGTTGCCTGTATTGACATCAAGGGTGAAAATGGGAACCCTGGAATGTACATGGGTCCACTTCTTCCCCCACCACATTGTGCATCAAAGCTTATCACTCGTTCTGATGACAAAGAAGAAGTTGTTAGAGAGCGACTTCGCATATATAATGAGAAG AGTCGACCTGTGGAGGAGTTCTACCGTAGACGTGGCAAGCTATTAGAGTTTGATCTTCCAGGTGGAATTCCAGAATCATGGCCGAAGTTGCTTCAAGCTCTAAATCTTGAAGATCCCGAGGATAAGCAGTCTGCGGCAGCATGA
- the LOC102629779 gene encoding protein TONNEAU 1a, whose translation MDDYTREMMDLKTLVTRTLEKKGVLAKIRAELRASVFEAIEEEDRVIEKDEGLPPALLGSCNDRAKQLHASPSGRLLTALICEYLDWAQLNHTMKVYLPECNLQKDAWKAELKEFSSKNGYDLNKNGDSAPLLLDVLEGFLKFENSSQARITGRRQPDSESMSHFESRNARRPSSSSVAGGLPPLGRPIPASQASDRRAAGSSMSAYRKDEYNWRYDSDELSDDVVRASAALENLQLDRKARNLTTSWRHAGDGMSDDDGRPDHM comes from the exons ATGGACGATTATACGCGAGAAATGATGGACCTCAAAACCCTAGTCACCAGAACGCTAGAGAAGAAAGGTGTCCTCGCTAAGATCCGG GCTGAACTCAGGGCCAGTGTCTTTGAGGCAATTGAAGAGGAGGATCGCGTAATTGAGAAAGATGAAGGTCTGCCTCCTGCATTATTGGGTAGCTGCAATGATCGTGCCAAACAACTTCATGCCTCTCCTTCAG GAAGGCTGCTAACTGCTTTAATATGTGAGTACTTAGACTGGGCTCAACTAAACCACACAATGAAAGTATATCTGCCAGAGTGTAATTTG CAAAAAGATGCTTGGAAAGCTGAATTGAAAGAGTTTAGTAGCAAGAATGGTTACGATCTTAATAAAAATGGTGATAGTGCTCCTTTGCTGTTGGATGTTCTTGAAGGATTCTTGAAGTTTGAG AATTCCTCCCAAGCAAGGATTACTGGAAGGAGACAACCTGACTCCGAGTCCATGTCCCATTTTGAGTCAAGGAACGCACGGAGACCTTCGTCCTCTTCTGTTGCTGGGGGCTTACCTCCATTGGGAAG GCCGATTCCTGCTTCCCAGGCTTCTg ATAGGAGAGCAGCAGGGTCTTCCATGTCTGCTTACAGGAAAGATGAGTACAATTGGAGATATGACAGCGATGAGCTTTCAGATGATGTAGTCCGAGCATCAGCTGCATTGGAAAACCTTCAGTTGGACAGAAAAGCTCGAAACCTAACTACGTCTTGGCG GCATGCTGGTGATGGAATGAGTGACGATGATGGGCGGCCCGATCATATGTAG